A window of Acidobacteriota bacterium genomic DNA:
GCTGCAACGAGGCACGCCATCATGAGGAGCGCGAGGTCCCCGGACGGGCTGGTCGACCGCCGAGCCGGAGCACCGTCTTCGCACCTCGACGGTGAGACAACCCGTCGCGCCCGCCCGCGCCGCAAACGACGTTCGTCGATAAATGGCAACACATGACCCTCCCTGCGCCCGAGATCGAGCGACGCGAGGTAGGAGTCATCGGTCCTGCACGCAGGACAGTTCAGGCGAACTCCACCGCCATACGGACGACCACCGGCCCGCACCTGGCGCGACACGCCCGCTCGTGTGACACGAACGGGAAGACCAGAGAGCAGACCCGCCAGAGCCACATCACAAGGCCCGTGCTACTGCTGGATGTTGTGGAGGATGATGGGAGGGCGTCAACCGATGAGTCTCCCACCCATAGCCTCCGGGCAGGAGTCATCAGCCGCAGACGCGGCAGTTAAAAGGTGAACTCCATCACCTAAACGATCAAGTGTCGGTCGCAGTATACGCGGTCGCGCACGGCGGCGCCACCGTTGAGACACCGCGTTGAGACACTGCGACCGACCCTCGGAAGCCTGTGCCCGCTCGTGGTGTGACTTTCCGCCCGTGGTCCGGCGCGAAGATGAGGAAGCACTGGTCATACTGACGCACCTCGCGACGGGCCGGGCAGGTATGAGAGCAGTTCCGGGAGTTCGCGCAGGAGTAGCGTCGCACCGGAGAAGTCGGTATCACGAGTGACGTCGCATGGCACAATCACGCATGGCATGCCCGCCGCCCGCGCGGCCGCGAGGCCCGCAGGGGCATCCTCGACCACAAGGCAGCCGCTTGGCTCCACGCCTAGCCGAATCGCGGCCTCGAGAAACACGTCAGGCGCGGGTTTGCCGCGAGGCACTTCCGCGCCAGACACGACGAGGTCAATGCTGTCTCTGAGGCCGACACGGTCCAGCAAGGCACGGATAGACCCGTGGTCGGACGACGACGCCACGGCCACTAGATAGCCCCGTCGCCGTAACTCCAGAGGTACGTCCGGCACGCCGGGCATCTGCCGTGGGCCCTCTCCCACGCGCCCAGCGACGGCAGCCGCGTTTCGGCGGCAGAGTTCCTCCTCGCTCTCCTGCAGACGATGCCGTCGTTTCAGCACGCGGAACATGTCATAGTCGGTCACGCCGCAGAACTCCACCCGATCGTGTTCGTCGTAGGCCACGCCAAACGCCGCCAAGACCTGGCGAGTCGCCGCTGCATGAATGCCCTCGGTATCGACGAGCAGTTCATTCATGTCAAAGACGACGGCGCGAACTCCCGCCAGGCGAGCCCGTGCGTGAGACGGCTGCGGCCTCGCGTCATGCCGACTCATTGGAGTAGCGTCGTGCCGGCCACCTGGAGGCGATGCGACCGTCTTGGTGAGCACGTGGCCTGCGCCTGCCAGGCCGTCTTGCCACGACACCACAAGCGCCAGACGGGGCGGGAGCAAGCCGCGGTCGTCCCGCCACCGCGCCGCCACCGCATGGGCCACTGCCACCGCGCGGCCTGGCACCCCTTGCGTCGCCTTCACCGCATCGGACAGCCACGACTGCGAAACCGCCGCCCGCGGCACGCCGCCGGCTTTCAGTGAGATACGCAGCAGCGTGCTGATATCTCGAGCGGCAAGGGGCTCGACGCGTACGGCCTCCATCCGCCACAACACACGTCTCACCGCGCCAAGATCCGCTGCCTTGGCGCTTCGCCCGGCGGCCAGCACGATTCCGTCCGCCTCCATCACGCGCCGAAGCCTTGCCGCCAGCGGCCTGGATACGCGATCGAAGGGGTCGGCCACGACCAGCCCTTGACGGGAGACGGCCGCCACAATCGCGCTCTTGCCAAT
This region includes:
- a CDS encoding HAD-IA family hydrolase is translated as MSRDDNGGATHGLIGRKALVAGVNNLLDARRSVLLFGPPGIGKSAIVAAVSRQGLVVADPFDRVSRPLAARLRRVMEADGIVLAAGRSAKAADLGAVRRVLWRMEAVRVEPLAARDISTLLRISLKAGGVPRAAVSQSWLSDAVKATQGVPGRAVAVAHAVAARWRDDRGLLPPRLALVVSWQDGLAGAGHVLTKTVASPPGGRHDATPMSRHDARPQPSHARARLAGVRAVVFDMNELLVDTEGIHAAATRQVLAAFGVAYDEHDRVEFCGVTDYDMFRVLKRRHRLQESEEELCRRNAAAVAGRVGEGPRQMPGVPDVPLELRRRGYLVAVASSSDHGSIRALLDRVGLRDSIDLVVSGAEVPRGKPAPDVFLEAAIRLGVEPSGCLVVEDAPAGLAAARAAGMPCVIVPCDVTRDTDFSGATLLLRELPELLSYLPGPSRGASV